A stretch of Bombus vancouverensis nearcticus chromosome 13, iyBomVanc1_principal, whole genome shotgun sequence DNA encodes these proteins:
- the mRpL48 gene encoding mitochondrial ribosomal protein L48: MILNVLKQVTAYCRRPLFNETVRLYSIYEPPYLKQKEYEIPICPVLNIQIRGYNYPVLESYQSFVHKIASVFNFTIDQSFPLPHREYKVKRYKKGGTVVDAEYDLKIYERDIQISNVSSIKYPILIRILEATLPEGVTLHVDKYDPSLERKRFIPNRELIDTKKELDELIENRGK, from the exons atgatattaaatgttCTCAAACAG GTTACAGCATACTGTCGACGTCCTTTATTTAACGAGACAGTGAgattatatagtatatatgaaCCGCCGTATTTAAAG CAAAAAGAATATGAGATACCAATTTGTCCtgttttaaatatacaaattagaGGATACAATTATCCTGTACTTGAGAGTTATCAAAGCTTTGTTCATAAAATAGCAAGTGTATTTAATTTTACTATTGATCAAAG CTTTCCTTTACCACATAGAGAATATAAGGTAAAAAGATATAAGAAAGGAGGTACTGTAGTCGATGctgaatatgatttaaaaatttatgaGAGAGATATACAAATATCAAATGTGTCATCTATAAAATATCCTATTCTTATTAGAATATTAGAAGCAACTTTACCGGAAGGTGTTACATTACATGTTGATAAATATGATCCATCATTAGAAAGGAAACGTTTTATACCAAATAGGGAGTTGATTGATACCAAGAAAGAGTTAGatgaattaattgaaaataGAGGAAAATAA
- the Cog8 gene encoding conserved oligomeric Golgi complex subunit 8, which yields MDIETENVINLVFPSGIPELWKENPDFYQYLSKLGGYDVDQLNKEPGHLNDEKTSVLQTTQELVFANYKTFIQTAESSREIFKQFNETENRLDGLVQEIPKFVGKCQSFCDISKDINTHRRINSLTLTRNAELLEVLEMPQLMESCLRSNQYNEALELSQYARQLGTKHGDIPIISSIVTEIENSWSGMVGQVVGSLRGDLPLARCLQLVGLLRSMDAFTEPELRIKFLQARDSWLQSLLNAIPKEDPNLHITKTIELSRIHLFNIITQYKAMFNDDELITPGRDITVNECAIFYHWVEEKISQFLMTLEQDLPGVTSIDSILGQCTYFGLSFGRVGADFTGRMSDIFVRVIGEKFESSIRKTTKKFESDMESFTLINKIQKATIKITTTIKSENPPEQLVEFYPLAEYCNGLISAFNEIRLCPPVALSVFCTKILQESLHNVAKSILLFYKQEQQAFAASERENMLKFIECLSEQLVPYVQYCIHVIFPPNQSAIHLGISENLLQAEGITYLNRDVILEPLAPLLPISKNLPVSDVQSLLIQRTSSEISSLPETAEINRTVSQMEKLKMSQSHLSLEQKTVSTDSQERNTHLIEDSNILTNNSTGNGENQNR from the exons atgGATATCGAaactgaaaatgtaataaatcTCGTATTTCCAAGTGGCATACCAG AATTATGGAAGGAGAATCCAGATTTTTACCAATACTTATCAAAACTTGGTGGTTACGATGTTGATCAGCTCA aTAAAGAGCCTGGTCATTTGAATGATGAGAAAACTTCAGTATTGCAAACTACACAAGAGTTGGTGTTCGCAAATTATAAGACATTTATTCAGACAGCAGAAAGTTCTagagaaatatttaaacaa tTTAATGAGACTGAAAATCGACTTGATGGACTTGTACAAGAGATACCTAAATTTGTGGGAAAGTGCCAATCATTTTGTGATATATCAAAAGACATAAATACACATAGAAGAATAAACAGTTTAACACTAACAAGAAATGCAGAATTACTTGAAGTACTTGAAATGCCTCAGTTAATGGAATCTTGTTTAAGGAGTAATCAATATAATGAAGCATTAGAATTATCTCAATATGCACGTCAGTTAGGAACTAAACACGGAGATATTCCAATTATATCG tcCATAGTGACAGAAATTGAAAACAGTTGGTCTGGCATGGTGGGACAAGTTGTTGGTTCATTAAGAGGTGATTTACCACTCGCCAGATGTCTACAACTTGTTGGATTATTACGATCAATGGATGCTTTTACAGAACCTGAATTACGTATTAAATTTCTACAAGCACGTGATAGCTGGCTTCAAAGTCTTTTGAATGCTATTCCCAAAGAAGACC CTAATCTTCATATCACAAAAACTATAGAATTATCCAGAATACATTTATTCAATATAATAACACAATATAAAGCTATGTTTAATGATGATGAACTAATAACACCAGGAAGAGATATAACTGTAAACGAGTGTGCTATATTTTATCATTGGGTTGAAGAAAAG ATATCCCAATTTTTAATGACTTTAGAACAAGATTTACCTGGTGTGACATCAATAGATTCTATTTTGGGTCAATGTACATATTTTGGTTTATCATTTGGTAGAGTAGGTGCTGATTTTACAGGCCGAATGTCTGATATATTTGTACGCGTTATTGGGGAAAAATTTGAGTCTAGTATTCGCAAGACAACAAAAAAGTTTGAGAGTGATATGGAATCATTTaccttaattaataaaatacaaaaggCTACTATTAAAATAACTACTACAATTAAATCA GAGAATCCACCAGAACAATTGGTTGAATTTTATCCATTAGCTGAATATTGTAATGGACTTATATCAGCTTTTAATGAAATACGACTTTGTCCACCAGTAGCACTTTCTGTTTTTTGTACAAAGATTTTACAAGAGTCTTTACATAATGTAGCAAAGTCAATAttacttttttataaacaagaACAAcag gCTTTTGCAGCTTCAGAAAGGGAGAATATGCTCAAATTTATAGAATGTTTGAGTGAACAATTGGTTCCTTATGTACAGTACTGCATTCATGTTATTTTTCCACCAAATCAAAGTGCAATTCATTTAGGCATTTCAGAAAATTTGTTACAAGCAGAG GGAATAACATACTTAAACAGAGACGTTATTTTGGAACCTTTGGCTCCTTTATTACCAATTTCGAAAAATCTGCCAGTGTCTGATGTACAATCACTACTGATACAAAGAACTTCCTCTGAAATATCGTCATTACCTGAAACTGCAGAAATAAATAGAACTGTTTCACAAATGGAGAAATTAAAAATGTCACAGTCACATTTATCTCTAGAACAGAAAACTGTATCTACTGATTCACAAGAAAGAAATACACATTTGATTGAAGATAGTAACATTCTTACAAATAATTCAACTGGTAATGGTGAAAATCAAAATagataa
- the frtz gene encoding WD repeat-containing and planar cell polarity effector protein fritz, whose protein sequence is MFTLLGEVNLWTFDDNINIKSTDFGAFRYHDKRIDHLHEEAKKSYCQKRGMIYVPTNKKGNKLKDSIKYLEEQLKDNTIVHCQWYDDCVLQLMLNNALLIQIQVNIATGDVCKITFDKYLIGKLLEHISDVIITKNYILCIYNDNQVSVVHFTRSKRHVFDKINKLEPKLSTIDLFGPNGRRLDKKVQTNKCGDLILIWWKSTINEVYPWSPAVKEHDRANIHLYRLIGVKLELICYIRSEFDPLCIMFDACNDNIIHSVEQKVSRKGEVTIEWRTYEVSQQDKLQRIAMVSVSLPTHTSCVKFSPTQELLLLCCIDGSVIIYDQTRATTASVKAAFIPTLASWHSDGIIFVVGNDKGQFQHFDIALSCIKSQTLTEEAAQANILDLSSYFRIQPALLRMEWNKKTDLNCYINLHNHGNSLLLLIFQRGPLGVLKMLEGNSFTGDVLVKRYLSLSQVEQATSLLLAMNWDTHSRACMHALNQIVNYLFKLPLTTERENLIQNALGSFHVPIKPISQAIEEEYGDEIRDLTRRFFHHLLRYHMFEKAFRLAIDLNDHDLFMDIHFYAIVVNDTAMATAAKENAERILSRSNSCSSSHSTCSRASCSLCSDSISDKGEVSYSDESDNFSKENQTDIKSKCHNYKKESSNQIPPLPVLHPHTLHKNLLSTSFTDISPSEKTDCNLETKSFSISNNTLTTTSFHHSSHLSLPNTFFTSTSFNKPLYKIHAHPTSVSTMSSTSNSQSLNNISDDLMTTSFGSLSLNERKTGMSNRVNENSVDTTLKKVLRGEMQLPLDNIPNDTITTNLVQENSFMSTPFNSLTHESVTSDVSSNLLKSSLDNIDNNIMSTSFSTLGTDISNPYDKSFNDLVTTKSDSNTVSSPLKNIKPSVTISNFVSKTLSDSVVTNKLTCNLHNNHSNLASTSFNFLENQVKDSCNGSSNNFNNDDNPSIMKLQQPFLGKKQVDFNIPPPPSLTNSFANYFQSLPKKNLPLSRSTSGLADIDESIKKVSSIRTRNVNSYLLQRQNSASNILQDQPKYTNIKSRYRFNYDFDCISLHGSCDNIDMHSSTNNTRLGNSQFSSTYGAQNRFDRHSKLVSSQNSTNTNISKESKISSNIPPLPIISPSTSSSTSCSSFPIFTDTTLTTNEKPKVKFSDTVTHILVPGTGQSHKQKRSTITQVHLTDPKRELAESLPLCLGNEDYLKDFQPLPKETINDKEKESSRQEEGSKIKVVHFGLL, encoded by the exons atGTTTACATTGTTGGGTGAAGTAAACTTATGGACTTTTGACGACAATATTAATATAAAGAGTACAGACTTTGGTGCATTTCG ATATCATGATAAACGTATTGATCATTTACACGAAGAAGCCAAAAAATCTTATTGCCAGAAACGAGGTATGATATATGTACcaacaaataaaaaaggaaataaattaaaagattctATCAAATACTTAGAG GAACAGTTGAAGGATAATACAATTGTACATTGTCAGTGGTATGATGACTGTGTTTTACAATTAATGTTAAACAATGCTTTATTAATACAAATACAAGTTAATATTGCCACTGGTGATGTATGTAAAATAACTTTTGATAAGTATCTCATAGGAAAACTGTTGGAACATATATCAGATG tgataatcacaaaaaattatattctttgCATCTATAACGATAACCAAGTTTCTGTTGTACATTTTACAAGATCGAAAAGACATGtcttcgataaaattaataaacttgAACCAAAATTATCTACGATTGATCTCTTTGGCCCTAATGGCCGCAGATTGGACAAAAAAGTACAAACCAATAAATGTGGTGATCTG attttAATTTGGTGGAAATCTACTATAAATGAAGTTTATCCTTGGAGTCCTGCTGTAAAAGAACATGATCGTGCTAACATACATCTTTATCGTTTAATAGG agtaaaattagaattaatttgTTATATACGTAGTGAATTTGATCCCTTATGTATAATGTTTGATGCATGTAATGATAATATTATTCATTCTGTAGAACAAAAAGTTTCAAGAAAG GGCGAAGTAACTATAGAATGGCGTACATATGAAGTTTCTCAACAAGATAAACTTCAAAGAATAGCAATGGTTTCTGTATCATTACCTACACATACAAGTTGTGTAAAATTTTCACCAACTcaagaattattgttattatgttGTATAGATGGTTCTGTTATAATTTATGATCAGACTAGAGCTACTACTGCTAGTGTAAAAGCAGCTTTT atACCTACATTGGCATCGTGGCATAGTGATGGAATAATATTTGTTGTTGGAAATGATAAAGGTCAATTTCAACATTTTGACATTGCTTTATCCTGTATTAAAAGTCAAACATTGACCGAAGAAGCAGCACAAGCTAATATACTTGACTTATCTTCGTATTTCAG AATTCAACCAGCATTACTTCGCATGGAATGGAATAAAAAAACTGATttaaattgttatattaatttacataatcacggaaattctttattattgttaatttttcaacg agGACCTCTTGGTGTTCTTAAAATGTTGGAAGGAAATTCTTTTACTGGTGATGTATTAGTCAAGAGATATTTATCTTTATCGCAAGTTGAACAAGCAACTTCTTTACTATTAGCTATGAATTGGGATACTCATTCTCGTGCATGTATGCATGCATTAAATCAGAtagtaaattatttgtttaaacTACCATTGACAACAGAACGGGAAA ATCTTATACAAAATGCATTAGGCAGTTTTCATGTACCTATTAAACCAATAAGTCAAGCTATTGAAGAAGAATATGGAGACGAAATAAGAGATTTAACAAGACGTTTCTTCCATCACTTATTAAg GTATCATATGTTTGAAAAGGCTTTTAGGCTTGCTATAGACTTGAATGACCATGATCTTTTTATGGATATACACTTTTATGCAATAGTCGTAAATGATACAGCAATGGCAACTGCTGCAAAAGAAAATGCTGAACGCATATTAAGTAGATCAAATAGTTGCAGTAGTTCAC ATTCTACATGTTCTAGAGCATCCTGTTCATTGTGTTCTGATTCAATAAGTGATAAAGGAGAAGTATCTTATAGTGACGAAAGTGACAATTTTTCAAAGGAGAATCAAACTGACATAAAATCGAAATGTCACAATTATAAGAAAGAGTCTAGCAACCAAATTCCACCCTTACCAGTTCTTCATCCACATACCcttcataaaaatttattatctaCTTCATTTACCGACATATCACCTAGTGAAAAAACTGACtgtaatctagaaacaaaatcTTTCAGTATATCTAATAATACTCTTACCACAACCTCCTTCCATCATTCATCTCACCTTTCACTTccaaatacattttttacatcaaCATCATTCAACAAACCACTGTATAAAATTCATGCACATCCAACATCAGTATCTACAATGTCTTCTACCAGCAATTCACAATCTTTAAATAACATTTCTGATGATTTAATGACAACTTCATTTGGGAGTCTGTctttaaatgaaagaaaaacagGAATGTCTAATCGAGTTAATGAGAACTCTGTAGATACCACACTGAAGAAGGTCCTACGTGGTGAAATGCAGTTGCCTCTTGATAATATACCTAATGATACAATAACAACGAATCTAGTACAAGAAAATAGTTTTATGTCTACTCCTTTTAACAGTCTGACACATGAATCAGTTACATCAGATGTTTCTTCTAATCTATTAAAATCTTCATTAGATAACATAGATAATAATATTATGTCTACATCATTTAGTACACTTGGTACAGATATTTCAAATCCATATGATAAATCTTTTAATGATTTAGTAACTACTAAATCTGACTCAAATACTGTTTCATCtcctttaaaaaatattaagccaTCTGTTACAATCAGTAATTTTGTGTCTAAAACGCTTTCTGATTCTGTtgtaacaaataaattaacatGCAATTTACATAACAATCATAGTAATCTTGCATCTACTTCAtttaattttcttgaaaatcaaGTAAAAGATTCATGCAATGGCagttcaaataattttaataatgatGATAATCCTAGTATTATGAAATTACAGCAACCTTTCCTGGGAAAAAAACAAGTAGATTTCAATATTCCACCACCCCCTTCTTTAACAAATTCATTTGCGAATTATTTTCAAAGTCTTCCAAAAAAAAATCTTCCTTTATCTAGAAGTACATCAGGATTAGCTGATATTGATGAATCGATTAAAAAAGTTTCATCTATTAGAACAAGAAACGTCAACTCGTATTTACTACAAAGACAAAATTCTGCATCCAATATTTTACAAGATCAACCTAAATATACCAATATTAAATCTAGGTACAGATTTAATTATGACTTTGATTGCATTTCACTTCATGGAAGTTGTGATAACATTGATATGCATTCCTCTACTAATAATACGAGACTAGGTAATTCACAATTTTCTTCTACTTATGGTGCACAAAACAGATTTGATAGACATTCAAAATTAGTATCATCACAAAACAGTACAAATACTAATATTAGTAAAGAATCTAAGATATCTTCCAACATTCCACCTCTACCTATCATATCACCATCTACTTCTAGTTCTACGTCCTGTTCTTCTTTTCCTATCTTCACAGATACAACATTAACAACAAATGAAAAACCAAAGGTTAAATTTTCAGATACTGTTACACATATTTTAGTACCTGGTACA gGTCAATCACATAAACAAAAACGTTCCACAATTACTCAAGTACATTTAACTGATCCTAAACGGGAGTTAGCAGAAAGTCTTCCATTGTGCCTTGGAAATGAAGATTATCTTAAAGATTTTCAACCACTACCAA aagAAACTATTAATGACAAAGAAAAGGAATCTTCAAGACAAGAAGAAGGTTCAAAAATAAAAGTTGTACACTTTGGACTATTATAA
- the LOC117161961 gene encoding uncharacterized protein LOC117161961 — protein sequence MKSNATSGLPLSICVSVCTLVILLSVSETVYAKRGCSAFGHSCFGGHGKRFDSHIQGNVLQENQVDAATSDKHQEMEPLRLRNEFVIPGRKFEGQEEMLLPQTRRQDSTRFDPFTLSFIVRQWLTSQHRLHQPDVELNNK from the exons ATGAAGAGCAACGCGACTTCCGGTCTTCCGCTGTCGATCTGTGTATCGGTCTGCACTCTAGTGATTCTACTGTCTGTCAGCGAGACAGTTTACGCTAAAC GTGGTTGTTCCGCGTTCGGACATTCCTGTTTCGGTGGACACGGCAAGAGGTTCGATTCGCATATACAGGGCAACGTTCTTCAAGAGAATCAAGTAGACGCGGCTACCAGCGACAAACATCAAGAAATGGAACCTCTACGACTGCGTAACGAGTTCGTTATTCCTGGGAGGAAGTTCGAAGGACAAGAAGAGATGCTTCTTCCTCAGACGCGTAGGCAGGATTCTACGAGATTCGACCCTTTCACTTTGTCGTTCATCGTTCGGCAATGG TTGACGTCGCAACATCGCCTTCATCAGCCGGACGTGGAGCTTAATAACAAATAA